From a single Paenibacillus sp. FSL W8-0426 genomic region:
- a CDS encoding type II secretion system F family protein, whose protein sequence is MDEAKQTLTDYTTLVLSRRQRWSCIGISGLLFFGVGLLFYHHWIAGIVLAVGALGVPRYWTKVLLDRRRTTLGLHFKQALYALSSALAAGKSVENGFRESVEDLRMLNPETDTDLIREFTILRTRMEYGQPIEEALQDFADRARIEDITNFADVFITCKRTGGDLVEVVRRTSAVIGEKLDIQQDIMVAVAQKRFESKAMFAAPFIFLLFLNFTAKDFMAPLYSGMGYLISTGALVMLAGCYLWITRIMDIKV, encoded by the coding sequence GTGGATGAAGCCAAACAAACACTTACGGATTATACGACATTGGTGTTATCTCGAAGGCAGCGCTGGAGCTGTATTGGGATCAGCGGACTGTTGTTCTTTGGGGTAGGTCTGTTGTTCTATCATCACTGGATTGCCGGGATTGTGCTGGCAGTCGGGGCTCTCGGGGTGCCCCGTTATTGGACCAAAGTGCTGCTGGACCGCAGAAGAACGACGCTCGGCCTGCACTTTAAACAAGCGCTGTATGCGTTGTCGTCCGCGCTTGCGGCGGGAAAATCGGTAGAGAACGGCTTCCGGGAATCCGTCGAAGATTTGCGCATGCTCAATCCGGAAACGGATACGGATTTGATTCGGGAATTCACGATATTGCGCACCCGGATGGAGTACGGCCAACCGATCGAAGAAGCGCTGCAGGACTTTGCCGATCGTGCCCGGATCGAGGATATCACCAATTTTGCGGACGTGTTCATTACTTGCAAGCGGACAGGCGGCGATCTGGTCGAGGTGGTGAGACGCACGTCAGCCGTGATCGGGGAGAAGCTGGATATCCAGCAGGATATCATGGTTGCGGTGGCCCAGAAACGGTTTGAATCCAAGGCAATGTTCGCCGCACCGTTCATTTTCCTCCTTTTTTTGAATTTCACCGCCAAGGACTTTATGGCACCGCTCTACAGCGGCATGGGGTATCTGATCTCTACCGGAGCTTTGGTGATGCTTGCCGGCTGTTATTTGTGGATCACGCGCATTATGGATATCAAGGTATAG
- a CDS encoding type II secretion system F family protein: MLIPVFAGGALCLGWIVLDRARGRAYRHLRKLDMPGIRLKQLHGPFLFLLERFDAVRRLPVLMFRMQHAIQKIYGVQHSGEKTMLYCAEMLAYAWLMLILGCLLSLIEGIGIGGMACGLIMAMLLPFALYRDLNSKVQRRDQDMLMELPELLNRIVLLVGAGETVQRSIVHCAASQGNRDHPLYNELRRTVADWNNGYSFHQAFEQFSRRCGVQEVTIFTTTVLLNFRRGGGDFVLALRDLSHVLWEKRKAVSRARGEQASSKLVFPMVVIFFAIVVMIGAPAFMMMNM, translated from the coding sequence ATGTTGATACCCGTATTTGCAGGCGGAGCGCTGTGTTTGGGATGGATCGTGCTCGATCGTGCCCGGGGAAGGGCGTATCGACATTTGCGCAAGCTGGACATGCCCGGAATCAGGCTGAAGCAGCTGCATGGTCCGTTTCTTTTTTTGCTGGAACGATTCGATGCGGTACGAAGATTGCCTGTGTTGATGTTTCGCATGCAGCATGCCATTCAGAAAATATACGGCGTCCAGCACAGCGGCGAGAAAACAATGCTTTATTGTGCCGAAATGCTGGCGTATGCATGGCTGATGCTCATATTGGGGTGCCTGTTGTCATTGATTGAAGGCATCGGAATCGGGGGAATGGCATGTGGACTGATTATGGCAATGCTGCTGCCCTTTGCGCTTTACAGAGACCTGAATTCCAAAGTGCAGCGCAGGGATCAAGACATGCTGATGGAGCTGCCGGAACTGTTGAACCGGATCGTGTTATTGGTCGGCGCGGGAGAAACGGTTCAGCGATCCATCGTACATTGCGCAGCCAGTCAGGGAAATCGGGATCATCCTTTATATAACGAACTGCGCAGAACCGTTGCGGATTGGAATAACGGATATTCGTTTCACCAGGCTTTCGAGCAGTTCAGCCGACGCTGCGGGGTTCAGGAGGTCACGATTTTTACGACGACCGTACTGCTGAATTTCCGGCGTGGAGGAGGTGACTTTGTGTTGGCGCTGCGTGATCTTTCACACGTACTGTGGGAGAAGCGTAAGGCAGTCAGTCGGGCAAGGGGAGAGCAGGCCTCTTCCAAACTGGTGTTTCCGATGGTGGTGATCTTTTTCGCGATCGTGGTCATGATCGGGGCACCTGCTTTTATGATGATGAATATGTAG
- a CDS encoding Flp1 family type IVb pilin, with product MLEWTRGKIEGFWKEEDGLGTLELILIIGVIIIIALIFKDQIKALVTRLLGQVSDKSNEFFE from the coding sequence ATGCTGGAATGGACACGAGGAAAAATCGAAGGATTTTGGAAGGAAGAAGATGGTTTGGGGACGTTGGAACTGATCCTGATTATTGGCGTCATTATTATCATCGCTCTGATTTTCAAGGATCAGATCAAAGCTTTGGTAACGAGGCTGCTTGGTCAAGTCAGCGATAAAAGCAATGAATTTTTCGAATAG
- a CDS encoding TadE/TadG family type IV pilus assembly protein, whose protein sequence is MNFSNRRFRNDEGSFTIEASLVFPVLLFVLALLLFFGMYMYQRTFLNQHAYAASERAAYSWDNSHKKALTGEYAVSDVDGLYWRLKDDQLLGALFGWAGADNVTKVSIPASEGEGLAEQKLAQAVQGMPSGMTGTIEYANSLLQRKVTVRLNQVISLPLPSFLFDSGDEVQTEGASAVVEPVEFIRTVDLARYYAAKFKSRGGAAAEAATEAGQVIQHFGNGKK, encoded by the coding sequence ATGAATTTTTCGAATAGACGATTCAGGAACGATGAGGGGAGCTTCACCATCGAAGCCTCCCTGGTCTTTCCTGTGCTGCTCTTTGTGTTGGCATTGCTATTGTTTTTTGGCATGTACATGTACCAAAGAACGTTTCTGAATCAGCATGCCTATGCCGCTTCGGAGCGAGCGGCCTACAGTTGGGACAACAGCCACAAAAAAGCCTTGACCGGCGAGTACGCTGTTTCAGATGTTGACGGTTTGTATTGGCGTTTGAAAGATGATCAGTTATTGGGCGCTTTATTCGGCTGGGCGGGAGCCGACAACGTGACTAAGGTTTCCATACCAGCTAGCGAGGGAGAAGGGCTTGCCGAGCAAAAATTGGCTCAAGCCGTACAGGGCATGCCCTCCGGCATGACCGGCACGATCGAATACGCGAATTCGCTGCTGCAACGGAAAGTCACGGTCCGTCTTAACCAGGTTATTTCATTGCCGTTGCCTTCTTTTCTCTTTGATTCGGGCGATGAGGTACAAACTGAAGGTGCTTCCGCCGTGGTTGAGCCTGTCGAGTTTATTCGAACGGTGGATTTGGCCCGCTATTACGCTGCTAAGTTTAAAAGCAGGGGCGGAGCGGCCGCAGAAGCAGCAACAGAAGCGGGGCAAGTCATTCAGCATTTCGGGAACGGCAAAAAGTAG